From Pseudostreptobacillus hongkongensis:
ATAAAAAATTTGGAGGAATATAGATGTTAAAATTAAGACTTACAAGATTAGGAAGAAAAAAATCACCATTTTATAGAATAGCTGCTATGGAAGCATTAGGAAAAAGAGACGGTAAAGCTGTTGCTTACTTAGGAACTTACAATCCATTAGTTGCTGAAAATCAAGTAAAAGTTAAAGAAGAAGAAGTTTTA
This genomic window contains:
- the rpsP gene encoding 30S ribosomal protein S16, whose product is MLKLRLTRLGRKKSPFYRIAAMEALGKRDGKAVAYLGTYNPLVAENQVKVKEEEVLRFLSNGAQPTETVKSILVKEGIWAKFEASKKK